The nucleotide window ATGTTAACTTCATTAATTTTCATATTCTTTGCATTATCTAGTTTTTCTGCCTCTGGTGCAAATACTAGAAAATAATATCCAATTGATAGAAGTACAACTATGACAATTATACATACTACTGTGCCTGTTATAAGTTCTTGATCTTTTTGTGAATAATTTTTATAATCAAAAATATCTTCTTTTCTAAATTTATGATTTTTATGAAGAGATGGCTTTTTATTTTGATTATCTTCTTTAAGATATTCTTTAAGTTCTTTGAAGTGTTTGCTAAATTTAGAATTTAGTATTTTATCAAGTTTTTTCATAACTCTTATTTTAGTTTATATTATTATGTATGTTGAAAATTATTTATTCAAAGTTAAAGAGTTGTTATTATATTAAAAAAAGAAAAATAAAAGAAAAAATATTTAGGTGGTTATGATTTAATCCATTTTTTTTTATTGTTTTTTGTGTAATGATTGTACTTCATGTTTTGTATTTTTATATGATCTGTTTATTTGATTTGAAAGTTTTGAATTTTGAAGATTTAAATTCTTAATGAAAACTCCAAATATATATACAGCTACAGCTATAAGAAGCACATATGATGGTATACTATATAGTAGTGTATTTACACCTGGAATCATACATAATATTACAACAATTGCAAATGGTATGAGTATTTTATTATTTTTTATTTTTGGATATTTAACTTCTGATACCATTAGTATTGATATAATTATCATTAACACAGATATAAGATACATATCTGTAAATGATGATAATATTAAAGCTGCAAGTATTGTTGATGTTACAGGAATTGGAAGTCCAAGAAATGTTTTTGTAGGTCCTTCCTGGTATACTACAAGTGTATTGTATCGTGTAAGTCTTAGAAGTCCACATATAACAACAAGTGCTGCTGGTATTATAATCCACTGTGATGGTGATATCATATACATTATTATAGCTGGAGCTACTCCAAATGAAACAATATCTGCAAGTGAATCTATGTTTTCT belongs to Methanosphaera sp. and includes:
- the pssA gene encoding CDP-diacylglycerol--serine O-phosphatidyltransferase produces the protein METNILKMITIADCMSIANALCGFLAMFFILKGENILSAQLLLLAVVFDCLDGTVARMLNTRSGMFGENIDSLADIVSFGVAPAIIMYMISPSQWIIIPAALVVICGLLRLTRYNTLVVYQEGPTKTFLGLPIPVTSTILAALILSSFTDMYLISVLMIIISILMVSEVKYPKIKNNKILIPFAIVVILCMIPGVNTLLYSIPSYVLLIAVAVYIFGVFIKNLNLQNSKLSNQINRSYKNTKHEVQSLHKKQ